Part of the Pomacea canaliculata isolate SZHN2017 linkage group LG11, ASM307304v1, whole genome shotgun sequence genome is shown below.
TACCCGTAACACCTGAACACGCTGTGTGTCTGACAGGGATGCTCTTCGAAACCACAATTCTTCATGAGGACCTCCTGTCTGTACTGAAAGAAGCTCCACCCCGAGTTGGTCTGTGTGGCCTTCCAGGCACAGGGAAGACAAGAACCCTTGAGCTGATCGGACGACGATGGATGTCTGAAGGTCATGATGTGCTTGTGGTCTCCTTGTGCCAGACCAGTCTCGCGGCTTCTTTGATGCTTTGCGAGATCCTTGACAGGAAGACAGATAGAAGTCACAAGCAAGGAAGTCCACAACCACCTCAGGGTCGCGTCGTCCCTGTGGCCTTTGACCTGAAGCGAGATAATGTCTACGACATTGTCAGAGCAATGAAAGACAGGCTgctacagaaagaaaaactgtttattatCTGTGATGAAGTGGATCATGATGGGTAGgattctgtgtgtttgtgtgtgtgtgtgtgtgtgtgtgacatattTAATGGAACGTGTGCATAcgttttttgtgtgcatatacTTTGTGTGTCACGTGCGCGTTTTTCGGCTTACCAACACTTATGAGgcagttttcttatttttggtATCTGCTCTTTCCCTCTTAGCAGAGCAATGGTTAGAGATTAAAAGTTTGTATGTGTAATTCCTTAGCAGCATGATATACACTTCATGAAACATATCATTTTAGTGACATATATCTCTTTATGTTGAACTTGTATTAGTTTCATTAAGTttcattttaaactaaaaacatCCCTTGCGACaaataaagagaacaaaacacCAAGCATTAAAtgtcatacattttgtttattgattgATATCATGGAAAtgacttgtatttatttcatatttttgctttAACGAGAATTAGAAGAAACTTTCTGATAATATGGTCCTAGATTTTGCAatcttttgtttcagaaattacACATCGTTCATCTATTTCTGTGAAAAGCTTTTAAAGAAGGTCCCAATGCTTCATTTGTGGTTCGCTAGCTGTTTCATAGAAAAAAGTCCAATGGGCTGGCAAGCAAAGGTATTTTTGGACCCTATAAGTTGTCCAACAGCAATTTTGAAAGAGAAGCAGTTGTCAGAGACAGTTGAACTTTGCAAAATTATAAAGTGGACTCTGGACTCTAATACACGGACACCAACAGAGGGTCCATCAGTCAAGTACGTGTACCATGGTGGAGAAGAGCACTCTGAAGGAGATCCACAGGACTGTAAAGCCTGCGCCGAAGAAGTGGTACGCTGCCTTCTACATCTGTTCACGGGtaggtaacaaatattttatccaGTACATGCATGCTATCAGGTGATTGCTTTTATAAAGTCTTCATGTACCAGccaaaattcaaattattttcagatatttgtactgatatttttataatgACAGACTACACATTAGTCACATGTTTAAGAACCCCACAGGGTGGCTGTAAACCAATAATACATAGTCTTTTTACCTGTCCAATTCCGATCGACGAGTTCCAATTCCCATCGACCAGTAAAGAGCGTCCTTAAAAGAATTGTCCATAAAATGCGAAGCTGAGTTCTTTGGTTTTAATCTGATTGCTCGATTAATTTGCACTTTGACTAGCCGGATAATTAGATGGTGATAATACCTTCTTTGGCTTTGAGTCAGCATCAATAGTTTTATGTTTTCGTGTGCACAGGTAAAGCCTCTTTCACCTCAGAATCTTCTTTCACAGCGAACTCTACAAGCAATGGAACAGGTTCACCTCCATCTGAGCTTCGCCTTCAAGACAATGACATGATGGTGTTGACTGAATGTGATGTGAAAGAGAATATGATGCTCTTCGAAATGCTGAGGAATTCAGGTTTTAAGacaaagttaataaataaatcacaagcagacagtgttttaaaagacacaagtgaATGTGTCCTAATAGCAAACGGGAAAGATGTTCATagcatcaaaagaaaagttgtgGTTTTCTTGGAAGGATCGCTCACTAAATCAAAGTCGAAGAAACATGAAAAACCTCCAGACTACTTAAACAGGGTGCGGTGTGTAACTAGCTGCACTTCCCAGCTGATATGGATTAGGATTCCAGAGAAACAGAGCATATAGCATTACACAACTTGAACTTAATGTTTTTTCTACATAAGAATCTTTCTGGATGTTGTAATCTACACGTTAAATAGACATATCTTTGCTATTTATATGGGTAATAATTATTGTAACAAAAGTAAGCAGTGTGTGGTTTTATAAAAAGAGTTGCATCAAGTAATTACATACGAAccatatttaaatgtaaataataatgaaatattacaaaataaacgTTTCATTATAAATATTACTTTCTAGTTCAACGTATAAAATAAGCAAAGACCACCTGTctacaaaatattgacaaaaaataaagttattcaATAGTTAACTGATTATGTTTTAAAACTAAAGCAAACCGGTTTTTATGAATGACCTTATCGATATAAATCCAAGAGCGGAGATTACTGTGGATATCTTGTCTATTCCTCGACAAACAGATcaaatgtattttcagtttttccttTGGGGACAATGCATGATTTTTAGCTGATATTTTACCTGGACTACATACTGTGGGGCAATTAGCCCGTCATACAGTTGTTGCACACCTAATTGCACGGAACAGATGAGGCAGGTAAATCGCAAAAGTAGATCATCACCGAAATGTTTAGTTTGCCAATGTATTTTCTTAAACAACTGTATCGTCTGCTATTTTCCTTACAGACTTACAGCTCGCTctaacatatttaaatataattttttttttaaattctacaatcatttgtcttgtaaataaaaaggacaACTAAAACATCAAGAGAAGTGCTATTTATGAGGTtattattcttataaattttgttttcatgctgTATTTATTGTGTATGGATGTTTGCTATCACCCCAAACCCTTTAAAATTTAGGTTGTTCAGCTTCTCTTATTCATCATTTTCgacaacaaaacttaaaataagaacacatattctctctgtctctctttttacacacacacgcacactcacaacagaatgaaagaaacaaagagcaTAGAAAATTATAGACAACATAACGAGATAGGAATGTGCtgtctaagaaaaataaaaacagattataaatataaatgttccGACCGTGAAATCGTATCACGTTTTTTATGCACATTtgtgatgaaaataataatattagagGAAGGCTACAACTACTCAtctcaaaatattcttttctctcCGTATATCAAGATAGCGATTCTAAAttatctgcgcatgcgtatctCTAACGCCGTTCAgcaaagttgtaaatatttacaccGGAGAACAAAACCTGGAGCAGAGGTTTACTCTGTGTGGCCGGCCTGTTGTTATATGAGTTTCTTTCATCTAAACCACACATTTTTCTATTATAGCTAAACTGATGACTACTGAATTGACATCAAtgttacaaattttctttttgcattaaTCAGAAGAGACAGCTCAAAGGTTAattatgcacattttttttctagggACCATGTAGAGGTaaacaagatactatttcctaaATGTCTGAATGGAAACGATTGAAAAATGCATGAAGGTTGGAGCCCTGACAGAAAATATCATAACGCTTTTTCTCGCCGATGgattcagttgttgtttttttttaacaagccTTCCTGCCTACAAGCTTATAGGAATAAATGTTTGGCAATAAAAGGGGTATTTACACCCCGTTACACGGTGATTATGAATCAGGATGTAGTCTCGTGTATGTATTGCGCGGTTAAGACGACCTGACAGCGTATATCCAGGTTGACAATCCACTCCTCCCCTCTGTATGCTTCAATTAACCTTCCCTGTATTCCTATTTCATGTACCTTGGAATGCAGTAGAGGTGCTTTGGTAAATGAATTTCAGAATAAAGTTTGCTACCTCTATTATACATTAAAACAAGTTAAATAACAAACGGTAAACACCAAGTATAAATCCCACTACCATGCTTTGTAGAGTTCAATCAGTAGGACAGGTTTTAACTTGAtacaacatttaaaagcttTCCTCCTTAAGTGGTAAGTTAGTAAATTGTTTACGAATTCGTCCTTTGAGGATGTGACTAGGGTACATCTTTAGCTGTTCTCTATGCACCACTGAGCAATAATGCGATGTCTATTAGTGTTTATGTGGCATTTGACCAGCAATGAAAAGTGCACGACACCCAAATAAAATGAATCATGCCTTGATAATTTTGTTACCACAACAGACTTTtctcaaataatttttgttcttgacATAGAGGAATAAATTAATCTTTGTCTCGCTCATGCATGAAGCACTAACGGCAAATGACAAGcccattttcttgtttttattttaaacgaCACGAAAGGGAATTTCCGATAAAAGGTCAAGGACAGGAGTATTAGCGAATAATAAACGACCCACTGTGTGCTGTGCGTGTGTTGTACAGACAACACACTGACAAGGCAGTGCCAGACAGACATGTCATGTCATAGCTGACATGCTGATGGCAGTACCTGCGCAACTGTGCAGGCAGTGCACCTcaaggttaaaagaaaaaaaaacccattgatGGCTAAAAATAGATTCTACTCATCTTTTCGTAGACTAGATAACTAGAGGCTGCAGCCTGGTGGGTCACGAGGTTGTTTCTGAAAAACTGATGGCAGACATTTTGGCGAAGGTTTCCACCCTGTAGTTTATGAGAAATGTCTTGTGGCTGTCTGGTGTGGAGCTAAATGCAGTAAACATTActtgtgttgttgatgtgatATAATCAAAGTAACATACGCCTGGCTGACACGACGACTGGTTTTACCTGAACAGAACAGGTCACCGTTGGATGAGACACCGTGCAGGTAATATTTCACTCAAGTATTGACATGCAATACATTCTTTTGATTACTATGAACAAGACCACAACAGCTTACAGGGCacagttatttttcttgcataatacagtactgtactttctttgttttatagtgatgtatatatatgggaactatttttgatttttatgcGTAAAAATTATGCatatagttttatattattaatacatCTATCGCAGATAGCAATTTTTAGTATGGTGGTCTCCTCTCGCTAGTTGTCGTCGACGACATTAACACTGGCGTAGTTAACAAGTGGTTGTGTCAGTCGCTCCATTATAACAATGTGTGGAGCGATAACAGTGCAGCGATCAAGAGAGATACAAGCTACGGGAGGTGTGTGACACTGGGATTCATAGAAGGTCATACGAACAGGCCTCCCGGTGAGATTAGAACAGGAGAGGGGTGTACACGAGTGCCTAGCAGACTGCTAACCGCTGGCTAGATAACGCGTAGCACTCAGTTAAGACACTGATAACTGTTAGCTGTATACTTAAGTCAGCTAAGCTAGTAATATATCAGATTTTAGATAACTGTTATTTATTAGCTATTCtggaaattgtttatttaattttacgtacttttgtttgctttatttactACTTATTTATGCATTGGTTGTTATCTCTGCTCTTTGATCAGGAAGGTTTTGTTGACCTATCAAAGATAACCGATAACGATTATCCAAGGTTCCCTTCCAGCCTCCACTTGTAATTCTTCTACTTTATGTGTCTATTATCAGATACTCGTGGCGCACGTTTGATATCACCCAGCAGCAACTTCTCTTAGCAAAACTGATAAGATCAGATTCGCATACTAAAGTTGAAACTGCTGAGCTAATATTGAAGatgttttaactttaaaaacaacCTATGTTTTAACAAATCGGTTTTAACAGGCTTAGACGCAGGAATAAGTCAAGCTGGAATATTATTTACAGCCTGTGATTTCTCAAAACATCTGCCTAAATAAATATCAAGATATCGTTACACGTTGTGTCAATGAGGCAACATCTCTTCGCCGTCTACTTGAGTGTGAAGTCGTTATTTCAGGTTGACATCTGCTGCAATGGAAGGAGGCTTGGTATCAGGTAGTCGTTATCTTCAGTCGCACGGCCTCGTATCTGTCTTAGTCTGGAGTCTTTACCTCTCATCGTATGCAACAGTATCCGCGCAAGGTCAGTAACTCGTATTAcatttagttattaatattgAACATGCATATTAGAGCAATACAAGTATGGAGATTGAGGATTTCATtattgggggttgggggtggctTGGGTGTTGATTTTTTAATAAGGCTagtgcacatcatcatcatcatcatcatcatcacgatgtGTTCTgttgattgtgtgtgagagagagaggtagtagCACTTTTTGTTGTATCGATATATTATTACTAGCAATAACAAAGccatattaatgtatttttctaaCATACAGGGAGTCTAATAACGTGCAATGCTGATACTGTCAAACTAAATGTAAGCACCTCGCTGACGTGTACTTTTCCTGAAGAAGTTGCGAGTACGAAGAGGGACTTCACTATTTATCGCTACCTGGAAAAGGGAAACCCAGGTGAGCTTACACATTTCTCTCATCTATTTGCCTTTTATCTCGCTTCTTTTGAAGATGTccgtgtgttaatgtgtgtgtaattattttttctttttttgatatCTCTACTGTGTAGGATGCTAATGCTTTATATAAgctaaaactaatttttttgcattaattgatgttttgtgaagatatttttttcatgattagCAATAAGCAGTATGAATCATCTTTACaatagaataaaatgtttaatgttctACACGTGTGAATGAGGAAAGGGCATTTTAAAACGATTTGACATCAATTATAAGATAATTGTGGCATCAAAAACACCGGGGTCATGTAAGGCATTACAATAGATGCTGTGCACTGTTCCTCTAGAAAACTTCTTACCagtagtatttttttcagtctgagTTAAAGACTGGATTGAAAACACTTTAAGACGGGTATTAGAAATACTAGATGTACTGAAcatataaatattgtattatcATCTCTCCCTTTACAATTTACACAAGACATGTGTCTCTCTGGTCTTAACAAGATGCCGTCCTGGACTGCTGGTGGCTGTCGGGAAATGTTGACTGTTTTGTTGCCCCAGGATACCAATACAACAAACAGATCAGTTCCAACACTGTCAGGCTGGACATTCCACGAGTTTCAGCACCACAAATCGCCGTGTATGCATGTCAACTTGCTAGCTATGGACCGGACTCCATTAAGACCTGTGAGCTTAGTGTCCAGCTAGGTGAGAAATGTTTTCCATGCTTTCACGAACAGTTGTAAACATCAAATACTTCTCGTTAACTAACTATTCTCGAGACATTCATTTGTAGATGCCCCAATAGGGAAAATGAtgatcatcattattctttaggTGGAAAATCGGCCTGCGAGATACCATCTGTCAAACCGAAGTCACAAGCTGAGCTGACGTGTTATTTTCCTGGGGACCTCAGCAAAGCTCGAACTGGCTTCACCGTCAGTCATCACTCCAATCAAGGTGCTGAAAGTAAGTAGCTCTAGTATCATTGTTATATTATCAAGTCATGGTGTTACCACTTTGCCAcattaacaaaatattgttttaagtaGAAAATCTTACATGTGAATTATAATCTTTAACCCTAGTCATGCTAGTTTGACTTGTCATGTGTATTTTAGATGGAAGTCTATCcttttttggtttgttcacAACATGCATTACATCCATTAGCTACTGAATAAAACAAAGACGTGGCAATGTTGATCTTTATGttattcattaaaatgtacAGATATTATTGATAAGTCATGTGGGTTAGAACACCTCTATTTGTTGAGTAATCCCATAAACAGTTTAGAGAAGGTAAGTCAGGGAGAGGAAACTGGCATGGATGGATGGAGGTcgcaaaaatcaaataaaagtttgattTCATACATGCTATTCTCCAAGAACTTAACATCTGTAATGGATTGAACTAGCTGACTGAAGTGGCTGAGTTATCAGACTTtcagaattaaaaatgaaaagataaatagATTTATCACTGGATTGCACCTTTTATGTATTCATATAATAGTCTGATGATAGCATATGCccaaaagagaaaagtaatgTTGCAAgatttattaaagaataaaaataatactcttaaataatgatttatatatatatataccgctTAATAATATTAGATAATAATTAATCATGTACTCATATTTCTCAGCTTTCCCCTAATATATTCAGGTTTGTCATCCTATTTCATACATTAGTACATCTTGCTAATGCTCAAAGAGGCACTAATAagaacacagacatacagaagACAAAAGGCATAACTTGCCCATGTATGTAAATGTTGTGACTGAAAATAAGTTCGAATGTTTCATGAAATgttggcttttttgttttacataatgCATATTGCACTCCCACCCGTTAATTTAAATCTGACTTGAAACCAGCCACCGTGATAAGCTGCACCGGGCAAGGAGAAAGTCTCACCTGTGTCACTGCCTCCGGCTATGCGTTTGACAAGAAAGTGATCTCCCACACTTCTACTTCTCACCTGACCATCAGGATCAACCAAGCGCTAGAGAACCACGAGGGAACGTATAGTTGTAATACAGAGGGCGCTGATTCTGTAGACTGTTCCTTTATGCTTGAGAAAGGTAACTAGTTTATGAATTCACTGAAAGTCTGTCATTCGTGTCTTTGTTCTGCTAGCATGTGTTTAATACGAGAGTGCCAACTATTTAAAACAAGAGACACAAGCAAACCTACTACGATCTAGACCAATCAGTTGCTCGACTATGATTGAACGATCTGTTTGTGTAACATTAATTCTACTTGGATTTAACCATACTATTTCTTCCTATTAAGAATTTAAAGCccatttttacatattatagTAGTTTAAACTGGATAGTAAAACATCTCTACCCGGCAACTAAAATATTCAGTAATACCTGGCATGGAACTTCCTGATTCAGATATGACATTCATGCAGATTGttacaaaatgagttttccatggatttattttttttaggggggaggggtTTGAACTGTTGTCTTTTATTCTTGATATCAGGCTGGTTGTATAATGTATAGTAGTACATATAGTTCCATTGCGTTGCAGAAAAGACATCAACCTGCAAAGATCAAAGTGTGAAAGAGAATGAGCCAGCAACATTCAGCTGCATCTTTGACGTTAATGTCAATGTCACAAAAAAGAATATCAAAGTACTGCGCAAAGGCGACACAGGTAAGACAAATACACTTGATTGTGTTGCTTCACTATCATATTACCTGCTTCAGCAAAATCTGTCaaaaacaatgaga
Proteins encoded:
- the LOC112576225 gene encoding uncharacterized protein LOC112576225 isoform X2 → MLPNVSEEVLRGELEKHSLAGLVDSNGKMNVRLPVFRRKKRNSFRNVINQDRCLCAEELKSTSLKLWLKGVFNGSSIINDELYPTIISRFCGPASQSPLPVPIKTITLPVTPEHAVCLTGMLFETTILHEDLLSVLKEAPPRVGLCGLPGTGKTRTLELIGRRWMSEGHDVLVVSLCQTSLAASLMLCEILDRKTDRSHKQGSPQPPQGRVVPVAFDLKRDNVYDIVRAMKDRLLQKEKLFIICDEVDHDGNYTSFIYFCEKLLKKVPMLHLWFASCFIEKSPMGWQAKVFLDPISCPTAILKEKQLSETVELCKIIKWTLDSNTRTPTEGPSVKYVYHGGEEHSEGDPQDCKACAEEVVRCLLHLFTANSTSNGTGSPPSELRLQDNDMMVLTECDVKENMMLFEMLRNSGFKTKLINKSQADSVLKDTSECVLIANGKDVHSIKRKVVVFLEGSLTKSKSKKHEKPPDYLNRVRCVTSCTSQLIWIRIPEKQSI
- the LOC112576225 gene encoding uncharacterized protein LOC112576225 isoform X1 — protein: MLPNVSEEVLRGELEKHSLAGLVDSNGKMNVRLPVFRRKKRNSFRNVINQDRCLCAEELKSTSLKLWLKGVFNGSSIINDELYPTIISRFCGPASQSPLPVPIKTITLPVTPEHAVCLTGMLFETTILHEDLLSVLKEAPPRVGLCGLPGTGKTRTLELIGRRWMSEGHDVLVVSLCQTSLAASLMLCEILDRKTDRSHKQGSPQPPQGRVVPVAFDLKRDNVYDIVRAMKDRLLQKEKLFIICDEVDHDGNYTSFIYFCEKLLKKVPMLHLWFASCFIEKSPMGWQAKVFLDPISCPTAILKEKQLSETVELCKIIKWTLDSNTRTPTEGPSVKYVYHGGEEHSEGDPQDCKACAEEVVRCLLHLFTGKASFTSESSFTANSTSNGTGSPPSELRLQDNDMMVLTECDVKENMMLFEMLRNSGFKTKLINKSQADSVLKDTSECVLIANGKDVHSIKRKVVVFLEGSLTKSKSKKHEKPPDYLNRVRCVTSCTSQLIWIRIPEKQSI